One segment of Anser cygnoides isolate HZ-2024a breed goose chromosome 5, Taihu_goose_T2T_genome, whole genome shotgun sequence DNA contains the following:
- the FANCF gene encoding Fanconi anemia group F protein, with protein MEAVLGQVAQLPALLAVCRSALVRAWDPPTLERALDWGRYFQHLHDRLRARPRLRHAVGQRLRRARPGAPLAFGQLGRCAELLGLALLENRALPPAACRRLLQRLLQPPAARPGRLALLARRKAASRLLEPLRSSTPPPSLGGPEPRVAAEAGLLLGRLRDEPPGEPRWLGGVLQQLPEPRAFRVVAAALLLLRQGGGPQQEEEAGADPLLSWLLEDAERFAAFCQQLPGSLLASLAAHYSQISKRYLDLLSDWGSCLLYDPLQGQWVKSCPDEGELSWEELRERFSCLCKGPVPLREQTQAALKLLKARDGDFQVRGLSVWTDLLLEVEEDLRK; from the coding sequence ATGGAGGcggtgctggggcaggtggCGCAGCTACCGGCGCTGCTGGCAGTGTGCCGCTCCGCGCTGGTGCGTGCCTGGGACCCGCCGACCCTGGAGCGGGCCCTGGACTGGGGCCGCTACTTCCAGCATCTCCACGACCGCctccgcgcccggccccggctccgccacgccgtggggcagcggctgcggcgggcccggccgggcgcTCCGCTCGCCTTCGGGCAGCTGGGGCGCTGCGCAGAGCTGCTGGGCCTGGCGCTGCTGGAGAACCGTGCCCTGCCGCCCGCCGcctgccgccgcctcctccagcgcctgctgcagccccccgccgcccggcccggccgcctgGCGCTGCTGGCCCGCAGGAAGGCGGCCTCCCGCCTGCTGGAGCCGCTCCGCAGCTCCACGCCGCCGCCGTCCCTCGGGGGCCCGGAGCCGCGGGTGGCCGCCGaagcggggctgctgctgggccgcCTGCGGGACGAGCCCCCGGGGGAGCCCCGCTGGCTCGGAGgggtcctgcagcagctgcccgaGCCCAGAGCCTTCCGGGTGGTGgcggcagcgctgctgctgtTGCGGCAGGGGGGAGGcccccagcaggaggaggaagcaggggcTGACCCCCTGCTTTCCTGGCTGCTGGAGGACGCGGAGAGGTTTGCTGCCTTCTGTCAGCAGCTCCCGGGCTCTCTTCTTGCTTCGTTAGCTGCTCACTATTCGCAAATAAGCAAACGTTATTTGGACCTCTTGAGTGACTGGGGAAGCTGCTTGCTGTATGACCCCTTGCAGGGGCAGTGGGTTAAAAGCTGCCCCGATGAGGGTGAACTGTCCTGGGAGGAGCTGAGGGAGCGCTTCAGCTGTCTGTGTAAGGGACCTGTGCCGCTCAGGGAACAGACCCAAGCTGCTCTCAAACTCCTGAAGGCAAGGGATGGAGACTTTCAAGTCCGTGGCCTAAGTGTGTGGACTGACTTACTGTTGGAAGTAGAGGAAGATTTGAGGAAATGA